In the genome of Segnochrobactrum spirostomi, the window CCTTTTCCTTCCTGCCGGATTTGACGCCCCGGCAGATCACAGCCCAGGTGCAATATTGCCTGGAGCAGGGCTGGGCGGTGTCGGTCGAGCACACCGACGACCCGCACCCGCGCAACACCTTCTGGGAGATGTGGGGGCCGCCGATGTTCGACCTGCGTGACGCCGCCGGCGTCGTCGGCGAGATCGACGCCTGCCGCGCCGCCAATCCCGACCGCTATGTGCGGGTCAACGCCTTCGATTCCGAACGGGGCTGGGAGACGGTGCGGCTCTCGTTCATCGTTCAGCGGCCGAGCGTCGAGGCCCGCTTCCGCCTCGACCGCACCGAGGGCGCCGGGCGCAGCCAGCGCTACGCGCTCCGCACCGAGACGGGACGCGGCACCGCCACCACCCCGTCGCACCCCGCGCGCCATTGATCCGACGCGAGACGCAAACCCGACGCGAGAACCCGTCCGACGCCCGCGTGCCCAACTGCCGAGGTCCGGTCATGTCCCACGCTGCCAGAGCCGAACCGCTTGATCCGTCCCGGTCCGCCGCCGAGGCGGGACGACGGCTGGACCTCGGCGCTCTCTTTCGCGAGAGCGACGTGCCCTCCTTTCTCGACGAGCTCGAGCGCGATCTCGTCGGGCTTGCGCCGGTGAAGCGGCGCATCCGCGAGATCGCCGCCCATCTGGTGGTGGGCCGCGCCCGGGAATCCGTCGGCCTCACCGCCGGGGCGCCGACCTTGCACATGACGTTCACCGGCAATCCGGGGACCGGCAAGACGACCGTCGCGCTCAGGATGGCGGCGATCCTGCACCGGCTCGGCTACGTCCGCCGCGGCCATCTCGTCTCGGTCACCCGGGACGATCTCGTCGGGCAATATATCGGCCATACGGCGCCGAAGACGAAGGAGATCCTCAAGAAGGCGATGGGCGGCGTGCTCTTCATCGATGAGGCCTATTATCTCTACCGCCCCGAGAACGAGCGTGATTACGGCCAGGAAGCGATCGAGATCCTGCTTCAGGTGATGGAGAACCAGCGCGACGATCTCGTCGTCATCCTCGCCGGCTACAAGGATCGGATGGACCGCTTCTTCGAATCGAACCCGGGCTTTCGCTCGCGCATTGCCCACCACATCGATTTTCCAGATTATGACGACGCGGAGCTCATCACCATCGCCAAGCGGATGGCGGCGGACGCCGATTATGCCTTCAGCCCCGCGGCGGAGCGGGCGCTCGCCGATTATGTCGCGATGCGCCGGACCCAGGGCAACTTCGCGAACGCACGTTCGATCCGCAACGCCTTCGACCGCATGCGGCTGCGCCAGTCGCTGCGGTTGTTCGAGGCGGCCGGCCTGGTCGATCGTGAGCGCCTCGCCACCATCGACGAAGGCGACGTGCGGGCGAGCCGCGTCTTCTCGGGCGGCATCGACTTGAAGCGCGCGGGGGCGATCCGCGCCGACACGGGACGCAGCGACGCAGGGGCGTCGGAACCGTCGACAGGCCCTGGAGCCTGAGCACGGTTCGTTGCACACTTCGGATGGGGAGTCCGGCGGAGCAACGGGCCGGCGGCGGACATCGATCCGCTTCCGGCTCAACGACAACAACGGCTGACCGCATACGCGGTGGCCGATCCGCACAAGGAGGGAACGGCGCGCGGCCGACAGGCCGGGCGAACGTGCCCCCGGGAGGACAGACATGCGGGACCATCAGACCGGGAGTGCCGTCGGCGCTCCGCTCGGCGCCGTGCTCGAACACTGGGCGGGCGAAGACCCGAACCGCCGCGACGTCGCCGCGACGCTCGTCGCGCTCGAACGCGGGCTCGTCGCGTTGTCGGGCCGCATCGCGCGCGGTGCCCTCGACGGGGACATGGGCGAGGTGCTGCATGCCGGCGAGGCGGGGGAGGGGCAGAAGAAGCTCGACGTCCTCGCCGACGAGTTCGTGATTTCCGCCTTGCGCGGCGGTCCGGTCGCGGCCGTCGCCTCGGAGGAGGACGATCTGCCCGTGCTGCTGGATGAGACGGCGCCGCTCCTCGTCGCGCTCGATCCGCTCGACGGCTCCTCCAACATCGACACCAACCTGTCGGTCGGCACCATCTTCTCGGTGCTGCCGCGGAGGCCGGGCGTTCACCCGGGAAGCGTCGAATCCTTCCTGCAAGCGGGCCGGGAGCAACTCGCGGCGGGCTATGCGATCTACGGCCCGCACACCGCGCTGCTGCTGACCGTCGGCGACGGCACGATGCACTTCGTCCTCGATCCGGTGTCGCAAGGCTTCCGGCTCGTCGAGGCGCGGGTCGAGATCGCGAACGGCGCCAGCGAGTTCGCCATCAACATGTCGAACTATCGGCACTGGGATGAGCCGGTCAGGCTCTACATCGACGATTGCCTGAGCGGCCGCGACGGTCCGCGCGAGCGCGACTTCAACATGCGCTGGCATGCGTCGCTGGTCGCCGAGGCGCACCGCATCATCCGGCGGGGAGGCGTCTATCTCTACCCGGCCGACAGCCGGAAGGGCTATGGCCGCGGCCGGCTGCGGCTCCTCTACGAGGCGTTCCCGATCGCCTTCCTGATGGAGCAGGCGGGCGGGCTCGCGACCGACGGCGTCGAGCCGATCGTCGAGCTCACCCCCAAGAGCCTGCACGAGCGCGTACCGCTCGTGTTCGGCTCGCGCGACAAGGTCGATACCGTCGCGCGCTACCATGTCGGGCCGAGCCGTCTCGCCGAGCGTTCGCCGCTGTTCGGACGACGCGGCCTGTTCCGGCCCTGAGAGGCGGCCGCCGCCGTGCCAAGCGCGATGCCGGCGGCCCATTCCAATCTCCCGATTTCGAGGCTGTTGCAGACCATGTCCGCAAAACATCCCATTATTGTCGTCACCGGGTCCTCGGGAGCCGGCACGACCTCGGTCAAGAGGACGTTCGAGCAGATCTTTCGCCGGGAAGGCGTCAAGGCGGCGTATGTGGAGGGCGATGCCTTCCACCGCTACGACCGCTTCGAGATGCGCGCCCGCATGGCGGAGGAGACCAAGAAGGGCAACAATCACTTCAGCCACTTCAGCCCGGACACCAACCTTTTCCCGGAGTTGGAGGCGTTGTTCCGCGATTATGGCGAGACCGGCAGCGGCCGGGTTCGCCGCTATGTGCACGACGATGAGGAGGCGCAGCTCTACGGCGCCGATCCCGGCCGCTTCACCGGGTGGGAAGACATCGAGCCGGACACGGACCTGTTGTTCTACGAAGGGCTCCACGGCTGCGTCGTCGCCGACGGCATCGACATGGCGCGCTATGCCGATCTCAAGATCGGCGTCGTTCCGGTCATCAATCTCGAATGGATCCAGAAGATCCATCGCGACCGCTCCACGCGCGGCTATTCGACGGAAGACGTGACCGAAACGATCCTGCGGCGGATGCCGGATTACGTCCGCTATATCTGCCCGCAATTCACCTTCACGGACATCAATTTCCAGCGGGTGCCGATGGTCGACACCTCGAATCCGTTCG includes:
- a CDS encoding ribulose bisphosphate carboxylase small subunit; protein product: MRLTQGTFSFLPDLTPRQITAQVQYCLEQGWAVSVEHTDDPHPRNTFWEMWGPPMFDLRDAAGVVGEIDACRAANPDRYVRVNAFDSERGWETVRLSFIVQRPSVEARFRLDRTEGAGRSQRYALRTETGRGTATTPSHPARH
- the cbbX gene encoding CbbX protein, with amino-acid sequence MSHAARAEPLDPSRSAAEAGRRLDLGALFRESDVPSFLDELERDLVGLAPVKRRIREIAAHLVVGRARESVGLTAGAPTLHMTFTGNPGTGKTTVALRMAAILHRLGYVRRGHLVSVTRDDLVGQYIGHTAPKTKEILKKAMGGVLFIDEAYYLYRPENERDYGQEAIEILLQVMENQRDDLVVILAGYKDRMDRFFESNPGFRSRIAHHIDFPDYDDAELITIAKRMAADADYAFSPAAERALADYVAMRRTQGNFANARSIRNAFDRMRLRQSLRLFEAAGLVDRERLATIDEGDVRASRVFSGGIDLKRAGAIRADTGRSDAGASEPSTGPGA
- a CDS encoding class 1 fructose-bisphosphatase codes for the protein MRDHQTGSAVGAPLGAVLEHWAGEDPNRRDVAATLVALERGLVALSGRIARGALDGDMGEVLHAGEAGEGQKKLDVLADEFVISALRGGPVAAVASEEDDLPVLLDETAPLLVALDPLDGSSNIDTNLSVGTIFSVLPRRPGVHPGSVESFLQAGREQLAAGYAIYGPHTALLLTVGDGTMHFVLDPVSQGFRLVEARVEIANGASEFAINMSNYRHWDEPVRLYIDDCLSGRDGPRERDFNMRWHASLVAEAHRIIRRGGVYLYPADSRKGYGRGRLRLLYEAFPIAFLMEQAGGLATDGVEPIVELTPKSLHERVPLVFGSRDKVDTVARYHVGPSRLAERSPLFGRRGLFRP
- a CDS encoding phosphoribulokinase; this encodes MSAKHPIIVVTGSSGAGTTSVKRTFEQIFRREGVKAAYVEGDAFHRYDRFEMRARMAEETKKGNNHFSHFSPDTNLFPELEALFRDYGETGSGRVRRYVHDDEEAQLYGADPGRFTGWEDIEPDTDLLFYEGLHGCVVADGIDMARYADLKIGVVPVINLEWIQKIHRDRSTRGYSTEDVTETILRRMPDYVRYICPQFTFTDINFQRVPMVDTSNPFVARWIPTPDESMVVIRFRDPRGIDFPYLLSMVHDSFMSRANSIVIPGGKQDLAMQLLLTPLILKLIDRKRRVS